The genomic region TTAGATCGAAGGTGTTCAACGAACTTGAATCGATTTTGTGCGATTCAATAAGTAATGGTAAGTACTCGAACCACTCGAAGAATGTTCGAGAAGCTGCAGCGTTTGCGATAACCGAACTGATTAGATTCAACAAGGATGTGTTCGTAGGTCAAGTTCTAATCGGAGAAACCGAAATTATTCATGCGTTAATTGAATTATCGTCGGTTAGATCGTTACAAGCCCTAGGTATGCTAATTAGGTTAATTAAAAGTCCTATAGTTGATGAGATAGAATCGAACGGTGAAATCGTGAATATAATAGACTTACTGACGTGTGACGAGATGTCGGTTGGAGCAATGGCGATGGAGTGCGTGATGGAGATCGGTTATTTTGGTAGGAAAGAGGCGGTTGAGGCGATGTTGAAGGCGGATTTGGTAAAGAAGCTTGTGGAATTGCAGCGAAATGAGATGCGAGGTGTCGTGACGGATGTTAAAGGTGAGAATGATAATAATGTTTTTTAGCTGTAAACTAACTAACGTACTTCTAAATACTCGTACATTTTTATCTGTGAGGACtaataataatgtttttttaGCTGTAAACTAACTAACGTACTTCTAAATACTCATATATTTTTATCTGTTGTATCGTTCAGGACCGTGTCCTGTGAGGACGAGcgagaacaataataatattgAGAGGCGTCCGTTTTCGAGCTGTGTGGCGAGATTTGCGGTGCAGTTGGAGGTGGGTGAAGGGTTGAGGCAACGGGAGAAACGCGCGTTGAAGCAGGAAGTGTTGAAGAGAGTTAGAGATGCTTGTGTTTGTGAAGCGGAAGCTGCTACTATTATTGCAGAGGTTTTGTGGGGTGCTTCACCTTGATTTTGATGAAATGGTCTGGGTGTTTTGTACAGTGTTGTTGGCATATTctttagaaatcaagattcatatGTACAGAAGATTAGATTTTGTTCATTCGGGTTCAACCCATGGTTTTTTAGTTATTTGTTCGTGTTTTGAATTTTGATCATAGGCATGATCAGATATAGTGGTGTACAAAtcagttttcttttttttttttttttaaatctgttCCGGGTATGGTCAAGATGGTCGAAACCGGGTATTGCAATAATGGGTCGGAAAGAGACCTGGTTTTGAAAAGAAAGTGATCGGGTGTTTTGGTTCCGGTTCAAGGTTTTTAGTTCCAGTTCCAACCCTGAACTGGTTACAAATCATAGAGTATGTAACCGATTATTAAACTAGGTAGGGTCGGATATGAAATTGGGTATGACATAACTTCTATTTTTAAGTCGGGTACAAATCCATACCCGCTCTTTTTGCTCACCACTAATCGACAATGTCATAACTCATAAACATGCATATGTTACTATTATTATGGACAACCGGACAATTTGATGTTGAGTAAAAAGGAAGATTTTGTGTCTAAATGGTTGTAATCCTATTATTATTGTTTTGGTCTTTTTGTACCATTTTAAAGTAGTGTAATTAATTATTAGGCATGTTTTTGTTTGGGTAGGTggtgttttcttttctttttttttagaaATATTTGATTATTTAAAAAAGACAtgatgtttttattttattttggatAAATGAGCCAAAGCTCTCGGCTCGCCGTAAAATCataagctcgagctcggctcgagctatttAGAGAATAACctcaaacgagctaaaagctcggctcgagatCACTTTAATATCGCTTAAATGAGCCAAAGCTCGGCTTGAGTTCGGCTCGtcaatgttatcatcatcattattatatatatataaaaaatgttTGGGCTTGTTAAGGCtcacgagcctaaacgagctttgtatttcaggctcgagatcaggctcgataactaaacgaaCTCTGTTTCAGTCTCAAGCTAGGGCTCATTAAGCCTCAACTCGTTTGAGCTTTTAACCAAGTCTACGAATAATTCTCAAGCCTCTTGTTTACACCTCTATCATAAACTTAAACCGTTAAAACCGAACCTTTAAATGGCAAAAACCCATCCAATTTGGTTTTTCATTTCAACCCCTAAATAATGTTCACCATTGTCAcacttttttctttttctttcatcaaTCGTTAAACCCCGTAAATTCTTTCACAAATGACACTTAAACTTGATGTTTCTGGTTGCTACAGTAAGCATTCTGTTCTTCAGATCGGTAAGCAATATCCAATGATTCTCCATTACATA from Helianthus annuus cultivar XRQ/B chromosome 10, HanXRQr2.0-SUNRISE, whole genome shotgun sequence harbors:
- the LOC110886638 gene encoding uncharacterized protein LOC110886638; the protein is MKTEPEAFIFNPKHNSQQVLQILKALKQASHQLYQNPNTTFSNSPAIKALLELEHESDSILSNDPHLTPLSTHLTALKTLINSPVQRHNGLKSFITRRVNSHEISKLAGSIESEIDRWIGRELVETLTQTLRRGYELKEEVLIDLIEQFEERIARGFDRDLQDSILRSKVFNELESILCDSISNGKYSNHSKNVREAAAFAITELIRFNKDVFVGQVLIGETEIIHALIELSSVRSLQALGMLIRLIKSPIVDEIESNGEIVNIIDLLTCDEMSVGAMAMECVMEIGYFGRKEAVEAMLKADLVKKLVELQRNEMRGVVTDVKGPCPVRTSENNNNIERRPFSSCVARFAVQLEVGEGLRQREKRALKQEVLKRVRDACVCEAEAATIIAEVLWGASP